In the genome of Amaranthus tricolor cultivar Red isolate AtriRed21 chromosome 15, ASM2621246v1, whole genome shotgun sequence, one region contains:
- the LOC130801639 gene encoding pentatricopeptide repeat-containing protein At2g22410, mitochondrial-like isoform X1, which yields MFFQKKFGLFPLLLNSCYISLHHISPKFQLLSTLPRWNTSTNNVTITNPVLLLMEQCSSMAELKQIQAHMTRKGLIFHVFPVSRIIAFCALSNYGDMSYARLVFDFIPNPNVYICNTMIRGYSKADRPLMGISLFCKMVKEKVEMDERSFVFALKGIGKISGIGWGRGVHCRICKVGFDSSVLVQNGLLQFYADSGCLSCAHQVFDESPMKDVVTWTAMIGGYVQRNDPDEALMLFEMMIMSSETVPNEITMITVLSACTLKGYLNLGRRMHCFIEKFNVSHTLNLMNALLDMYVKCGCLTTARRIFEEMEGKDVFSWTSMVNGYAKHGDLEMAWKFFHEMPVKNVVSWNAMIAGCARNNQPKEALELFQDMLKGGLIPIEATLVPVLSACAQSGCLELGKWIHEHFLYQKQIEFSASLGNALIDMYAKCGRIDIAEQLYNDMPNRDLVSWNSMIVGYADHGNANKALILFDKMKDQGIKPDDITFIGILSACSHAGLVAEGQKHFSSMQPTFGLEPKSEHYACMIDLLGRVGLIREAYDMIGNMTMEPDEAAWGALLNACRMHGYADLGKIAADKLINLNPEDSGTYVLLANLCSKEKRWADVRNVRSMMRHKGVKKTPGHSFIEVEGDYHEFSAANDSHPRSKDIYKILNEIYAISFLEGAASSYQSIHCFEKDDTIPFNG from the coding sequence ATGTTCTTCCAGAAAAAATTTGGTCTTTTCCCTTTGCTTCTCAATTCATGTTACATCTCCCTTCACCATATCTCTCCAAAATTCCAACTATTATCTACATTACCCAGATGGAATACAAGCACAAACAACGTAACAATCACAAACCCGGTTCTTCTTTTGATGGAACAATGCTCTTCAATGGCAGAACTCAAACAAATACAAGCTCATATGACGCGCAAAGGTCTCATCTTTCATGTCTTTCCTGTAAGTAGAATCATAGCTTTCTGTGCTTTATCTAACTATGGTGATATGAGTTATGCTCGTTTAGTTTTTGATTTCATTCCTAACCCAAATGTTTACATTTGCAATACTATGATTAGGGGTTATTCTAAAGCTGATAGACCTTTAATGGGTATCTCATTATTCTGTAAAATGGTTAAAGAGAAGGTTGAAATGGATGAGAGAAGCTTTGTTTTTGCACTTAAAGGGATTGGAAAAATTTCGGGTATTGGATGGGGTAGAGGGGTTCATTGTAGGATATGTAAAGTAGGTTTTGATTCAAGTGTGTTGGTACAAAATGGTTTGCTCCAATTCTATGCAGATAGTGGGTGTTTGAGCTGTGCACatcaagtgtttgatgaaagtCCTATGAAAGATGTTGTGACTTGGACTGCTATGATTGGTGGGTATGTGCAGAGAAATGATCCTGATGAAGCTTTGATGCTTTTTGAGATGATGATCATGTCTAGTGAGACAgttccaaatgaaattacaatGATCACCGTGCTCTCGGCATGTACTCTTAAGGGGTATTTGAACTTGGGAAGGAGAATGCATTGTTTTATAGAGAAATTTAATGTTAGTCACACTCTAAATTTGATGAATGCCTTGTTGGATATGTATGTCAAATGTGGTTGTTTGACGACTGCAAGACGAATTTTCGAAGAAATGGAGGGAAAGGATGTTTTCTCTTGGACTAGTATGGTAAATGGTTATGCAAAACATGGTGATTTAGAAATGGCTTGGAAGTTCTTTCATGAAATGCCTGTGAAAAATGTGGTATCTTGGAATGCAATGATTGCAGGATGTGCTCGAAATAATCAGCCTAAGGAGGCCTTAGAATTGTTTCAAGATATGCTAAAAGGCGGTTTAATTCCCATCGAGGCTACTTTGGTGCCCGTGCTCTCTGCTTGCGCTCAATCGGGTTGCCTCGAGCTGGGGAAATGGATTCATGAacattttctttatcaaaagcAAATAGAATTTAGTGCTTCTTTAGGAAACGCATTGATTGATATGTATGCCAAGTGTGGTAGAATTGATATAGCCGAGCAACTCTATAATGATATGCCAAATCGAGACTTAGTATCATGGAACTCCATGATTGTTGGGTATGCAGATCATGGGAACGCAAACAAAGCTTTGATCCTGTTTGATAAGATGAAAGATCAGGGTATAAAGCCCGATGATATCACCTTCATTGGCATTCTATCAGCGTGTAGTCATGCCGGGTTAGTTGCTGAAGGACAGAAACACTTTAGTAGCATGCAGCCGACTTTTGGATTGGAGCCTAAAAGCGAGCATTATGCTTGTATGATCGATTTACTTGGCCGTGTTGGATTGATACGAGAAGCGTATGACATGATAGGAAATATGACTATGGAACCCGATGAAGCTGCGTGGGGTGCTTTGCTTAACGCGTGTAGGATGCATGGATACGCTGATCTTGGTAAAATTGCCGCTGATAAGTTGATCAATCTAAATCCAGAGGATAGCGGGACATATGTACTTTTAGCGAATCTGTGCTCCAAGGAGAAAAGATGGGCGGACGTTAGGAATGTTAGAAGCATGATGAGACATAAGGGTGTTAAGAAGACTCCGGGACATAGTTTCATAGAGGTGGAGGGTGACTATCATGAATTTTCGGCTGCCAATGATTCTCATCCTCGATCAAAAGATATATACAAGATATTAAACGAAATATATGCCATATCTTTTCTTGAAGGTGCAGCAAGTTCATACCAGTCGATACATTGTTTCGAGAAAGACGATACAATACCCTTTAATGGCTGA
- the LOC130801794 gene encoding DNA (cytosine-5)-methyltransferase CMT2 — MIPSILRYQKHYHFPHPFQTFFFPPKTFHSSSSLSLDLRKMHQSLRRSPRTFLSPQPANTMHERINQSKSDSAFDLFNNGAKSRQCSSSKMLNSSSKMVKCTKSRELALKIDGKRKVDAKERSSASSKKLRRSDLESGEGLRRSSRFSASKSVLADEIEVELGENASLKLVKSEMKSPSLVMAEKLGEFDEDMVLRRSPRCLPSSLAINDECDELELRSYSKRAKKKKVVQKVEPKEAKEKSKVKQNKEICFFIGEPVPEEEAIQKWGWRYQLKNRRISSRSLTGNATEEDEPILEVKYHYTRAQINGCIFDLGDCALIRGDDQTHIGRIVEFFQTLDSEDYFRVQWFYKPEDTVLKEATSFHDKKRIFYSCIMNDNLLPCIISKLNVKKVTPQLNMNSSFTEPLDFYYDMEYCLDYSTFRNLPTNVPVDSCTLPPLGCPESTLSLTSSLVPEDPSSCETYSTELAMLDLYAGCGGMSTGLCIGAKLSGVNLVTKWAIDADSLACESLRLNHSNIHVKNETAEDFLELLKQWERLCKKYVIEETQEPIPSPQEVSDLAEASSDSQSDSDELEVSSLVDICYVDADGSEEQGLKFKVRWKGFGPSEDTWEPIEGLSNCQELIQEFVVNGFKNKILPLPGDVDVICGGPPCQGISGYNRFRSVNAPLDDEKNRQLIVYMDIVEYLKPKFVLMENVVDILRFDKGSLGRYALSRLVHMNYQARVGIMAAGCYGLPQFRLRVFFWGALPSEELPQFPLPTHDVVVRYWPPAEFERNVVAYDEGSQPPELEDAVFLGDAISDLPAVTNYEALDERTYSMPPETEFQKYIRSTQYDMICSASKTEEPVLYDHRPHQLFEDDYLRVCQIPRRKGANFRDLPGVIVGDDNVVRRDPTLDTVFLPSGWPMVPEYAFTFEQGKSKRPFARLWWDENVATIVTYPNCHSQAVLHPEQDRVLTVRECARLQGFPDNYRFCGTVKKRYRQVGNAVAVPVAKALGYALGMASQRLIGKEPLLTLPPKFAYCHVRTIY; from the exons ATGATCCCATCCATCTTACGCTATCAAAAACACTACCATTTCCCTCACCCATTTCAAACTTTCTTCTTCCCCCCTAAAACgtttcattcttcttcttcactcTCACTAGATCTCCGAAAAATGCATCAATCTCTCAGGAGATCTCCCAGAACCTTCCTTTCTCCTCAACCTGCGAACACTATGCATGAGAGAATAAATCAATCCAAATCTGACTCTGCATTTGATTTGTTCAACAATGGTGCTAAATCTCGCCAATGCAGTAGCTCTAAGATGTTGAATTCTTCTTCAAAGATGGTTAAGTGTACGAAATCAAGGGAATTAGCTTTGAAAATTGATGGTAAGAGGAAGGTTGATGCTAAGGAGAGAAGTTCGGCGAGTAGTAAGAAATTGAGGAGGAGTGATTTGGAGAGTGGAGAGGGTTTGAGGAGATCATCTAGGTTTTCGGCTTCGAAATCAGTTTTAGCTGATGAAATTGAAGTTGAATTGGGGGAAAATGCGTCGTTGAAGCTGGTAAAGTCGGAGATGAAGTCTCCGAGTTTAGTTATGGCGGAAAAATTAGGCGAATTTGATGAGGACATGGTTTTGAGACGTTCTCCTAGATGTTTGCCTTCGTCTTTGGCGATAAATGACGAATGTGATGAACTTGAGCTGAGATCTTATTCCAAGAGAGCAAAGAAGAAGAAGGTAGTACAAAAAGTAGAGCCAAAGGAGGCGAAGGAGAAGAGTAAAGTGAAACAAAATAAGGAGATTTGCTTCTTCATAGGCGAACCAGTTCCAGAGGAGGAGGCTATTCAGAAGTGGGGATGGCGCTATCAATTGAAG AATAGAAGAATTAGCAGCCGAAGTCTGACAGGAAA TGCTACTGAAGAGGATGAACCAATACTGGAAGTAAAATACCATTATACCCGAGCACAAATTAATGGTTGCATATTTGATCTAGGAGATTGTGCCCTAATAAGG GGTGATGATCAAACACATATTGGAAGGATTGTGGAATTCTTCCAAACATTGGATAGTGAAGATTATTTCAGGGTTCAGTGGTTCTACAAACCTGAGGATACG GTTTTGAAAGAAGCAACTTCTTTCCATGACAAGAAGCGCATATTCTATTCTTGTATCATGAATGACAATTTATTGCCTTGTATTATCTCCAAATTGAATGTGAAAAAAGTTACACCCCAG CTCAACATGAATTCAAGCTTTACTGAACCTTTGGACTTCTATTATGATATGGAGTACTGTTTGGACTACTCAACATTCCGCAACTTGCCAACAA ATGTTCCTGTTGATAGCTGTACATTACCTCCACTTGGCTGCCCTGAATCCACCCTTTCCCTTACCAGCTCCCTTGTACCAGAGGATCCATCTAGTTGTGAAACATACAGTACTGAATTAGCCATGTTGGATCTTTATGCTGGCTGTGGGGGAATGTCAACTGGGTTATGCATCGGCGCTAAACTTTCTGGTGTTAATCTCGTTACG AAATGGGCAATTGATGCTGACAGCTTAGCTTGTGAAAGCCTGAGATTAAACCATTCCAATATACAC GTTAAGAATGAAACAGCTGAGGACTTTCTGGAGTTGCTAAAGCAATGGGAAAGGCTGTGCAAAAAGTATGTTATTGAAGAGACACAAGAACCAATTCCTTCTCCACAAGAGGTATCAGACTTAGCGGAAGCAAGTTCAGATTCTCAATCAGACAGTGATGAATTAGAGGTCTCAAGCTTGGTTGATATATGTTATGTAGATGCTGATGGATCAGAAGAGCAAGGGTTGAAATTTAAG GTGCGCTGGAAAGGATTTGGTCCAAGTGAAGATACATGGGAGCCGATTGAGGGATTGAG TAATTGTCAGGAGCTAATACAAGAATTTGTTGTAAATGGGTTCAAGAATAAAATATTGCCTCTCCCA GGTGATGTTGATGTCATATGTGGAGGGCCTCCATGTCAAGGAATTAGTGGGTATAATCGATTCAGAAGTGTTAATGCCCCATTGGATGATGAGAAGAATCGCCAACTAATTGTATATATGGATATAGTGGAATATCTAAAGCCTAAATTTGTTCTCATGGAAAATGTTGTGGATATCTTAAGATTTGATAAAGGTTCACTTGGAAGATATGCATTAAGTCGTTTGGTGCATATGAATTATCAGGCTAGAGTTGGAATAATGGCTGCTGGTTGTTATGGTCTTCCTCAATTTCGGTTACGTGTCTTCTTTTGGGGTGCTCTTCCCAGTGAG GAGCTCCCCCAGTTTCCACTTCCGACACATGATGTTGTTGTCAGATATTGGCCTCCTGCAGAATTTGAG AGGAATGTTGTAGCTTATGATGAAGGCTCCCAACCTCCAGAGCTAGAAGATGCTGTTTTCTTGGGTGATGCCATCTCTGATCTTCCTGCT GTGACAAACTATGAAGCTTTGGATGAAAGGACATATAGTATGCCTCCAGAGACTGAATTTCAGAAGTATATAAGATCTACACAATATG ATATGATTTGTTCCGCATCAAAAACTGAAGAACCTGTGCTTTATGACCATCGACCTCATCAATTGTTTGAAGATGATTATTTACGAGTATGTCAGATTCCACGAAGAAAG GGAGCAAATTTTAGGGACCTCCCTGGTGTTATTGTTGGAGATGACAATGTGGTTCGGCGTGATCCAACTTTAGATACTGTGTTTTTGCCTTCAGGATGGCCAATG GTTCCAGAGTATGCGTTCACTTTTGAGCAAGGAAAATCTAAAAG ACCTTTTGCAAGACTCTGGTGGGATGAGAATGTGGCAACAATAGTGACCTATCCCAATTGCCACAGCCAG GCTGTATTACATCCTGAGCAAGATAGAGTGCTTACAGTACGCGAATGTGCAAGGCTGCAAGGATTTCCTGATAATTATCGCTTCTGTGGAACTGTCAAGAAAAG GTACAGGCAAGTGGGAAACGCAGTGGCTGTTCCAGTTGCTAAGGCCTTAGGTTATGCTTTGGGGATGGCATCCCAGAGGCTTATCGGAAAAGAACCTCTTCTAACCCTCCCACCCAAATTTGCATATTGCCATGTTCGAACCATCTATTGA
- the LOC130801639 gene encoding pentatricopeptide repeat-containing protein At2g22410, mitochondrial-like isoform X2 has product MNSMIFYNSMTTCASFTYSILIHVLPEKIWSFPFASQFMLHLPSPYLSKIPTIIYITQMEYKHKQRNNHKPGSSFDGTMLFNGRTQTNTSSYDAQRSHLSCLSYSGCLSCAHQVFDESPMKDVVTWTAMIGGYVQRNDPDEALMLFEMMIMSSETVPNEITMITVLSACTLKGYLNLGRRMHCFIEKFNVSHTLNLMNALLDMYVKCGCLTTARRIFEEMEGKDVFSWTSMVNGYAKHGDLEMAWKFFHEMPVKNVVSWNAMIAGCARNNQPKEALELFQDMLKGGLIPIEATLVPVLSACAQSGCLELGKWIHEHFLYQKQIEFSASLGNALIDMYAKCGRIDIAEQLYNDMPNRDLVSWNSMIVGYADHGNANKALILFDKMKDQGIKPDDITFIGILSACSHAGLVAEGQKHFSSMQPTFGLEPKSEHYACMIDLLGRVGLIREAYDMIGNMTMEPDEAAWGALLNACRMHGYADLGKIAADKLINLNPEDSGTYVLLANLCSKEKRWADVRNVRSMMRHKGVKKTPGHSFIEVEGDYHEFSAANDSHPRSKDIYKILNEIYAISFLEGAASSYQSIHCFEKDDTIPFNG; this is encoded by the exons ATGAATTCAATGATCTTCTACAACTCAATGACTACATGTGCATCTTTTACATACAGCATATTGATTCATGTTCTTCCAGAAAAAATTTGGTCTTTTCCCTTTGCTTCTCAATTCATGTTACATCTCCCTTCACCATATCTCTCCAAAATTCCAACTATTATCTACATTACCCAGATGGAATACAAGCACAAACAACGTAACAATCACAAACCCGGTTCTTCTTTTGATGGAACAATGCTCTTCAATGGCAGAACTCAAACAAATACAAGCTCATATGACGCGCAAAGGTCTCATCTTTCATGTCTTTCCT ATAGTGGGTGTTTGAGCTGTGCACatcaagtgtttgatgaaagtCCTATGAAAGATGTTGTGACTTGGACTGCTATGATTGGTGGGTATGTGCAGAGAAATGATCCTGATGAAGCTTTGATGCTTTTTGAGATGATGATCATGTCTAGTGAGACAgttccaaatgaaattacaatGATCACCGTGCTCTCGGCATGTACTCTTAAGGGGTATTTGAACTTGGGAAGGAGAATGCATTGTTTTATAGAGAAATTTAATGTTAGTCACACTCTAAATTTGATGAATGCCTTGTTGGATATGTATGTCAAATGTGGTTGTTTGACGACTGCAAGACGAATTTTCGAAGAAATGGAGGGAAAGGATGTTTTCTCTTGGACTAGTATGGTAAATGGTTATGCAAAACATGGTGATTTAGAAATGGCTTGGAAGTTCTTTCATGAAATGCCTGTGAAAAATGTGGTATCTTGGAATGCAATGATTGCAGGATGTGCTCGAAATAATCAGCCTAAGGAGGCCTTAGAATTGTTTCAAGATATGCTAAAAGGCGGTTTAATTCCCATCGAGGCTACTTTGGTGCCCGTGCTCTCTGCTTGCGCTCAATCGGGTTGCCTCGAGCTGGGGAAATGGATTCATGAacattttctttatcaaaagcAAATAGAATTTAGTGCTTCTTTAGGAAACGCATTGATTGATATGTATGCCAAGTGTGGTAGAATTGATATAGCCGAGCAACTCTATAATGATATGCCAAATCGAGACTTAGTATCATGGAACTCCATGATTGTTGGGTATGCAGATCATGGGAACGCAAACAAAGCTTTGATCCTGTTTGATAAGATGAAAGATCAGGGTATAAAGCCCGATGATATCACCTTCATTGGCATTCTATCAGCGTGTAGTCATGCCGGGTTAGTTGCTGAAGGACAGAAACACTTTAGTAGCATGCAGCCGACTTTTGGATTGGAGCCTAAAAGCGAGCATTATGCTTGTATGATCGATTTACTTGGCCGTGTTGGATTGATACGAGAAGCGTATGACATGATAGGAAATATGACTATGGAACCCGATGAAGCTGCGTGGGGTGCTTTGCTTAACGCGTGTAGGATGCATGGATACGCTGATCTTGGTAAAATTGCCGCTGATAAGTTGATCAATCTAAATCCAGAGGATAGCGGGACATATGTACTTTTAGCGAATCTGTGCTCCAAGGAGAAAAGATGGGCGGACGTTAGGAATGTTAGAAGCATGATGAGACATAAGGGTGTTAAGAAGACTCCGGGACATAGTTTCATAGAGGTGGAGGGTGACTATCATGAATTTTCGGCTGCCAATGATTCTCATCCTCGATCAAAAGATATATACAAGATATTAAACGAAATATATGCCATATCTTTTCTTGAAGGTGCAGCAAGTTCATACCAGTCGATACATTGTTTCGAGAAAGACGATACAATACCCTTTAATGGCTGA
- the LOC130801640 gene encoding uncharacterized protein LOC130801640 — protein sequence MQRFCSKLRALAHLKPPSTSSSSLNRLYQSSNFQRPFSAFSSISPQSNSHFNSPITSLVLIRNGGSCSFSFSLSPSSYAQVRNFSAKSKEKKWKKTTPATSRVKKIKIKGYSSYKGRFRTLNDGTIRRWREGKRHNAHLKSKKAKRRLRKPEIVHLAYAKVMKKLNFCANL from the exons ATGCAGAGATTTTGTTCAAAGCTTCGAGCTTTGGCTCATCTCAAACCTCCTTCTACTTCTTCATCTTCCCTTAACCGCTTGTACCAGTCATCTAATTTCCAGCGCCCTTTTTCAGCTTTCTCTTCGATTTCTCCCCAATCCAACTCCCATTTCAATTCACCCATTACTTCTTTAGTGCTAATTAGAAATGGGGGTTCCtgctccttctccttctccctctcCCCTTCTTCT TATGCACAAGTGAGGAACTTTTCAGCTAAATCTAAGGAGAAGAAATGGAAGAAGACTACTCCAGCTACCTCAAGAGTCAAGAAGATCAAGATCAAGGGCTATTC GTCATATAAAGGAAGGTTCAGGACTTTAAATGACGGGACAATTAGGCGATGGAGGGAAGGCAAGCGACATAATGCACACTTGAAG TCAAAGAAAGCTAAAAGAAGGCTAAGAAAACCAGAGATCGTGCATTTGGCTTACGCAAAAGTGATGAAGAAGCTCAACTTTTGTGCAAATTTATGA
- the LOC130801639 gene encoding putative pentatricopeptide repeat-containing protein At3g15930 isoform X3, which yields MSFLGYSKADRPLMGISLFCKMVKEKVEMDERSFVFALKGIGKISGIGWGRGVHCRICKVGFDSSVLVQNGLLQFYADSGCLSCAHQVFDESPMKDVVTWTAMIGGYVQRNDPDEALMLFEMMIMSSETVPNEITMITVLSACTLKGYLNLGRRMHCFIEKFNVSHTLNLMNALLDMYVKCGCLTTARRIFEEMEGKDVFSWTSMVNGYAKHGDLEMAWKFFHEMPVKNVVSWNAMIAGCARNNQPKEALELFQDMLKGGLIPIEATLVPVLSACAQSGCLELGKWIHEHFLYQKQIEFSASLGNALIDMYAKCGRIDIAEQLYNDMPNRDLVSWNSMIVGYADHGNANKALILFDKMKDQGIKPDDITFIGILSACSHAGLVAEGQKHFSSMQPTFGLEPKSEHYACMIDLLGRVGLIREAYDMIGNMTMEPDEAAWGALLNACRMHGYADLGKIAADKLINLNPEDSGTYVLLANLCSKEKRWADVRNVRSMMRHKGVKKTPGHSFIEVEGDYHEFSAANDSHPRSKDIYKILNEIYAISFLEGAASSYQSIHCFEKDDTIPFNG from the exons ATGTCTTTCCT GGGTTATTCTAAAGCTGATAGACCTTTAATGGGTATCTCATTATTCTGTAAAATGGTTAAAGAGAAGGTTGAAATGGATGAGAGAAGCTTTGTTTTTGCACTTAAAGGGATTGGAAAAATTTCGGGTATTGGATGGGGTAGAGGGGTTCATTGTAGGATATGTAAAGTAGGTTTTGATTCAAGTGTGTTGGTACAAAATGGTTTGCTCCAATTCTATGCAGATAGTGGGTGTTTGAGCTGTGCACatcaagtgtttgatgaaagtCCTATGAAAGATGTTGTGACTTGGACTGCTATGATTGGTGGGTATGTGCAGAGAAATGATCCTGATGAAGCTTTGATGCTTTTTGAGATGATGATCATGTCTAGTGAGACAgttccaaatgaaattacaatGATCACCGTGCTCTCGGCATGTACTCTTAAGGGGTATTTGAACTTGGGAAGGAGAATGCATTGTTTTATAGAGAAATTTAATGTTAGTCACACTCTAAATTTGATGAATGCCTTGTTGGATATGTATGTCAAATGTGGTTGTTTGACGACTGCAAGACGAATTTTCGAAGAAATGGAGGGAAAGGATGTTTTCTCTTGGACTAGTATGGTAAATGGTTATGCAAAACATGGTGATTTAGAAATGGCTTGGAAGTTCTTTCATGAAATGCCTGTGAAAAATGTGGTATCTTGGAATGCAATGATTGCAGGATGTGCTCGAAATAATCAGCCTAAGGAGGCCTTAGAATTGTTTCAAGATATGCTAAAAGGCGGTTTAATTCCCATCGAGGCTACTTTGGTGCCCGTGCTCTCTGCTTGCGCTCAATCGGGTTGCCTCGAGCTGGGGAAATGGATTCATGAacattttctttatcaaaagcAAATAGAATTTAGTGCTTCTTTAGGAAACGCATTGATTGATATGTATGCCAAGTGTGGTAGAATTGATATAGCCGAGCAACTCTATAATGATATGCCAAATCGAGACTTAGTATCATGGAACTCCATGATTGTTGGGTATGCAGATCATGGGAACGCAAACAAAGCTTTGATCCTGTTTGATAAGATGAAAGATCAGGGTATAAAGCCCGATGATATCACCTTCATTGGCATTCTATCAGCGTGTAGTCATGCCGGGTTAGTTGCTGAAGGACAGAAACACTTTAGTAGCATGCAGCCGACTTTTGGATTGGAGCCTAAAAGCGAGCATTATGCTTGTATGATCGATTTACTTGGCCGTGTTGGATTGATACGAGAAGCGTATGACATGATAGGAAATATGACTATGGAACCCGATGAAGCTGCGTGGGGTGCTTTGCTTAACGCGTGTAGGATGCATGGATACGCTGATCTTGGTAAAATTGCCGCTGATAAGTTGATCAATCTAAATCCAGAGGATAGCGGGACATATGTACTTTTAGCGAATCTGTGCTCCAAGGAGAAAAGATGGGCGGACGTTAGGAATGTTAGAAGCATGATGAGACATAAGGGTGTTAAGAAGACTCCGGGACATAGTTTCATAGAGGTGGAGGGTGACTATCATGAATTTTCGGCTGCCAATGATTCTCATCCTCGATCAAAAGATATATACAAGATATTAAACGAAATATATGCCATATCTTTTCTTGAAGGTGCAGCAAGTTCATACCAGTCGATACATTGTTTCGAGAAAGACGATACAATACCCTTTAATGGCTGA